The window CCTGGTATTGCTATTGCGTTTTTACTTACAGGGAGCAAAGCACCCCTGATTCTGGTACTCGGTGCAGCGATTGCGGGATGGTTAGGCACGTTGCTGATTATGAGTGTTGTCAGACTGACGCGTATCAAATACGATAGCGCACTCGGTATCGTGCTTTCTACCTTTTTCGGGTTCGGTCTGGTGCTACATACACTGATTCAGCGTACCGGCAATGCGAATCAGGCGGGTTTGGATACATTCCTCTTCGGACAAGCTGCCACAATTTTGGAGCGCGATGTTTTGACAATAGGCATACTGGGTGGTATCGCAATTATCGTCACGCTTGTTTTTTGGAAAGAGTTAAAATTGCTGGTTTTCGATGAAGGTTTCGCTGCGTCGCTTGGGTTCTCAACCCGTGCGTTGGATGTTCTTTTAACGAGTCTTCTTGTTATAGCGATTGTTCTCGGTTTGCAGGCTGTTGGTGCCGTGTTGATGAGTGCGATGTTGGTCGCACCAGCTGTTGCGGCACGGCAGTGGACGAATAGACTCAGTGTCATGATGCTTCTCGCTGGCGGCTTTGGCGCACTCGCCGGCGTGAGCGGAACGATTATTAGCAGTAGTGCCGCACGCATTCCGACGGGTCCAACGATTGTCTTATGTGCGACAGTTGTCGTTGGATTTTCAATCGTTTTTGCCGCAAATCGTGGGCTTTTGTGGGATTGGATGCGTCAGCAACGGAATAGGCGCAGTCTGAAAATGGAAACGGATGGATTGTTTAAACAACCGCAGCAAGGAAACGATTGAGACAGAATGTTACAGGCACAACTTGAAATCCAACTCATTGCGATTGTCACGGCAGTGGCATGTGCCTTGCCGGGTGTATACTTGGTCCTGCGGCGGATGACGCTAATGAGCGATGCCATTAGCCATGCCATTCTTCCGGGTATCGTACTCGCCTTTTTTTTCACAGAGAGCCTATCATCACCGCTCCTAATCCTTGCTGCTGCGGGGACGGGTGTACTGACCGTCCTCTTCGTTGAACTGCTACAACGGACAAAACTCGTGAAAGAGGATGCGGCAATCGGATTGACGTTTCCCGCGCTTTTCAGCATCGGCGTTATCCTAATCTCCCGATTCGCAGGAAACGTTCATCTTGATATGGATGCTGTCCTTCTCGGTGAACTCGCTTATGCACCGCTGAACCGGTTAGAAGTTTTCGGATACAATTTGGGTCCCGTTTCCCTTTATGTGATGGGTGGGATTCTTGTGCTGAACCTCGTCTTTATTCTGTTGTTCTATAAAGAATTGAAGTTGGCAACCTTTGACGCGAGTTTAGCGGCTACGTTAGGATTTGCCCCTACCTTGATTCATTACGGGTTGATGACGCTGGTATCTGTAACGACTGTAGGCGCGTTTGACGCTGTTGGTTCGATATTGGTGGTTGCGCTTATTGCTGGACCACCTGCCACTGCTTACCTTATGACAGATAGACTCTCGCGTATGCTGGTCCTGAGTGCCGTCATTGGAAGTGTGAACGCTGTGGGTGGCTATTGGTTGGCACATCTCTTTGATGTCTCAATAGCAGGATCAATTGCGACGGTGACGCTTCTCGTGTTTGGATTGGTTTTTCTATTTGTTCCGAACCGTGGCCTTATTGCTATTGCGCGTCGGCATGCGCGCCAAAGGTGGGAGTTTGCGCAGACGATGTTGGTTATCCATCTTTTGAATCACGAAGGACTTCCTGAAGCGGAGGAGGAGTCGGCGATAGCGAACCTTCATGAACATCTCAGTTGGGATCGGGCATTCGCAAATCAAGTTGTGAGATACGCACTGAATAACCGATGTGTCTCGCAAGAGGAGGCGCAGCTGGTTTTGACCGAGCAAGGACGTTCTATGGCACAACAAGCCCTTGTGCAATAGAAGTAGACCAACATTCTGTATGCTGTTGAAAAATATATCTGACAAGCATCATTTTTTGTGGTATCCTATATATGTGGTGGTGTCGGGTTGGTAATTATGGTCACAATGACATATAAAGAATATATTGGTCAAATTGTCTATAGTGAAGAAGATGGTTGTTTCATCGGAGACCTTGTCGGTATCCGTGATATAGTCTCTTTTCACGGTGATACGCTTGAAGAGATTCGGGTTGCCTTTGAAGAATCCGTTGATGATTATCTTTTAACGTGTCAAGAATTCAACCGCTCCCCGCAGAAACCGGTTAATGCAAAAGAGGCAGTAGCAGGCTGACACAAAACTGGAAAATTGTCTTTCCAGTAAGCATAAACGGAAAAGCCATGAAACAGATCAACTGGAAATGGTTTTTAAGAAGCATTCTCCTTCTCAATATAGTATTGATGGCAAGTGCCGATGAAGGGGCACTCAAGAACCCAGACGGTTCATGGAAGTGGACAAATCGACTCGTCCATGAAACCAGTCCGTATCTGCTTCTCCATGCCCATAATCCTGTAGATTGGT of the Candidatus Poribacteria bacterium genome contains:
- a CDS encoding metal ABC transporter permease, giving the protein MLQAQLEIQLIAIVTAVACALPGVYLVLRRMTLMSDAISHAILPGIVLAFFFTESLSSPLLILAAAGTGVLTVLFVELLQRTKLVKEDAAIGLTFPALFSIGVILISRFAGNVHLDMDAVLLGELAYAPLNRLEVFGYNLGPVSLYVMGGILVLNLVFILLFYKELKLATFDASLAATLGFAPTLIHYGLMTLVSVTTVGAFDAVGSILVVALIAGPPATAYLMTDRLSRMLVLSAVIGSVNAVGGYWLAHLFDVSIAGSIATVTLLVFGLVFLFVPNRGLIAIARRHARQRWEFAQTMLVIHLLNHEGLPEAEEESAIANLHEHLSWDRAFANQVVRYALNNRCVSQEEAQLVLTEQGRSMAQQALVQ
- a CDS encoding type II toxin-antitoxin system HicB family antitoxin produces the protein MTYKEYIGQIVYSEEDGCFIGDLVGIRDIVSFHGDTLEEIRVAFEESVDDYLLTCQEFNRSPQKPVNAKEAVAG
- a CDS encoding metal ABC transporter permease; translated protein: MENLSLLTHLDYTLMIVAVGAALLGTVSGALGTYAVLRRQSLLGDAISHAALPGIAIAFLLTGSKAPLILVLGAAIAGWLGTLLIMSVVRLTRIKYDSALGIVLSTFFGFGLVLHTLIQRTGNANQAGLDTFLFGQAATILERDVLTIGILGGIAIIVTLVFWKELKLLVFDEGFAASLGFSTRALDVLLTSLLVIAIVLGLQAVGAVLMSAMLVAPAVAARQWTNRLSVMMLLAGGFGALAGVSGTIISSSAARIPTGPTIVLCATVVVGFSIVFAANRGLLWDWMRQQRNRRSLKMETDGLFKQPQQGND